In Prochlorococcus marinus XMU1404, the sequence AAAGTTTTAAAGGCTTACAAGAAAATACATAATACATTTTTGTCACATTTTTGCTAAATAAATCACTAAAGAGAGCAAAAATTTGATTTAGACAAATTTCTGAAGAAATACTTTACAAAGCTTCACAAAACCTGTTACAATCATTTACATAAATTCATTTTTTTATCATGACTCCTGAAGCAGAACGTTTTAATGGTTGGGCAGCAATGTTAGGTTTCGTTGCAGCTGTTGGTGCTTACGTCACAACTGGCCAAATAATTCCTGGTTGGTTCTAAATCATTATTATTAATTAAATTTAAGGGGAACTTTTTTATGAAAAAAGAGCCTCGAGAATTATTGAAAATTTTTAAAGTCAACAAATTTTGTTGGCTTTTTTTTTTGTAACTATTCAAACTAAAATATTGGCTTTTTGCTGAAAAAAATAACATTAGGTTCGCGAAGATTGCTTAGTTATTAGTTCTAATTAGTAATTACTCTTTATTTTGATGAGATATTACCCGATATATTTTTTATATAGAATTGATTTTAGAGTTATTTTCTTGAAGATGTTTTTTCGTCAATATTATCTAAGCATGTTGAACATAATAAATGACCCTTTTTATTCCAAAAAGTTTTTGTTGAACGCTCAATATCTTTTCTACAAATCAAACATTTAAAAATTGGGGACATTTTTAATTGAAGTACGTTAGTGAGAAAAAATGTAAATTTTAAATTTTTTTGAAAAAATTAGCTGATTATTTACCTAGTTAAATTATAGTTTCAATTTCAACTCTCACATAATTTTATAAATAAGAATAACTAACAATAATCTCAATAAGGGGAAATTTAAAAACACTAA encodes:
- a CDS encoding high light inducible protein, which gives rise to MTPEAERFNGWAAMLGFVAAVGAYVTTGQIIPGWF